The Pecten maximus chromosome 12, xPecMax1.1, whole genome shotgun sequence genome includes a region encoding these proteins:
- the LOC117338870 gene encoding uncharacterized protein LOC117338870 codes for MKFNLSGIMYCDICRKNRNLADQSSSMFIGTSSFRRDTLVSHWKSSSHQRCEERKKPQESSSSSSLAASGPIVDMARKMGEDVEKQIEKLINTAYFVCKEEMPFQSYPSLINLQLKNKADMGNFYRTDNAYRRFVSPIFDELYGAYTEELKTNKFFSIMIDGATDCSVTENELIYVRSLGDNGTPENHYLSMEDIQHAHADGIVECIEKAFSRCGMDDWRDKLIGFGSDGASVNLGGRAGVAVLELAATNAIKQHRLMRDVQDLLTNVYKQYHYSPKALRELRQIAESLEEKVLKPGNLHGTRWLPHVHGALKIVVRDYMVIVAHFEHIITTRSASAEVQGRAANVSKKLKDYSFLYMVFFMLDVLSVLSELSLASQKDSVTLGQMIDAVTSTHLSLVELKSENGNTLSNFLQDVTDENCFKTIQLTNVKDNDDFKPQKEDIIGKVSQALEQRFRSMETDPILTAAATLMGRISKGQG; via the exons ATGAAATTCAACCTGTCGGGTATTATGTACTGTGACATATGTAGAAAAAACAGAAATTTAGCCGACCAGTCGAGTTCTATGTTTATTGGAACATCATCATTCCGTAGGGACACTTTGGTGTCACACTGGAAAAGCAGTTCACACCAGAGATGCGAGGAGAGGAAAAAACCGCAAGAATCGTCTAGTTCTAGTTCATTAGCAGCATCAGGTCCGATAGTAGACATGGCAAGAAAGATGGGTGAAGATGTTGAAAAACAGATTGAAAAGTTGATTAATACTGCATATTTTGTCTGTAAAGAAGAAATGCCATTTCAGAGCTATCCATCTCTTATCAATCTACAATTGAAAAACAAGGCAGATATGGGCAATTTCTATCGCACTGATAATGCTTATAGAAG GTTTGTTAGTCCTATATTTGATGAGCTTTATGGCGCTTACACAGAAGAACTGAAAACCAATAAGTTTTTCTCAATTATGATTGATGGGGCCACCGACTGCTCAGTGACGGAGAATGAACTGATTTATGTCAGAAGTCTGGGTGACAATGGGACACCAGAAAATCATTATCTGTCAATGGAAGATATCCAACATGCACATGCTGATGGGATTGTTGAATGCATTGAGAAAGCTTTTAGTCGATGTGGCATGGATGATTGGAGGGACAAACTTATTGGATTTGGGTCAGACGGTGCATCTGTCAACCTTGGTGGACGAGCAGGAGTAGCTGT ACTTGAACTTGCAGCTACAAATGCAATCAAACAGCATCGGCTGATGCGTGATGTCCAAGATCTTCTGACCAATGTGTATAAGCAGTACCACTATTCCCCGAAGGCTTTACGAGAACTCAGACAGATCGCAGAGTCCCTTGAGGAAAAGGTTCTGAAGCCAGGTAATCTCCATGGCACTAGATGGCTACCCCATGTTCACGGAGCATTGAAGATTGTGGTGAGGGATTATATGGTGATTGTCGCTCATTTCGAGCACATTATAACCACTCGTTCTGCCTCTGCTGAGGTACAAGGACGAGCCGCTAATGTCTCAAAAAAACTGAAAGACTACTCTTTTCTGTATATGGTTTTCTTCATGCTAGACGTTCTATCTGTTCTGTCTGAACTGAGTCTTGCATCTCAAAAAGACAGTGTGACTTTAGGTCAAATGATAGATGCAGTCACATCAACTCATCTGTCTCTAGTGGAACTGAAATCTGAAAATGGAAACACACTTTCCAATTTCCTGCAGGATGTGACTGATGAGAACTGCTTTAAAACAATCCAGCTAACCAATGTTAAGGACAATGATGACTTTAAACCTCAGAAAGAAGATATCATAGGGAAGGTATCACAGGCTCTCGAACAAAGGTTCCGGTCAATGGAGACTGATCCTATATTGACCGCAGCTGCCACACTCATGGGAAGAATATCCAAGGGACAGGGATGA